Proteins encoded by one window of Campylobacter concisus:
- a CDS encoding tetratricopeptide repeat protein — protein sequence MKKSILFLAFALLSLNANWDINMQECINKSNIKACESFTKKLSSECENKDKISCFIYADMLERGLGIEKDTQKSFEIFRSLCDDGGSEACYELATKYLQGNGTEQSFDLSANALDRACNMGSKRACNVLELVPKN from the coding sequence ATGAAAAAATCCATTTTATTTTTAGCATTTGCTCTTTTATCCCTGAATGCAAACTGGGATATAAATATGCAAGAGTGTATTAATAAAAGCAACATTAAAGCTTGCGAGAGTTTTACAAAAAAGCTTTCAAGTGAGTGTGAAAATAAAGATAAAATTTCTTGCTTTATCTATGCAGATATGCTAGAGCGTGGCCTTGGCATAGAAAAAGATACGCAAAAATCTTTTGAGATATTTAGATCGCTCTGTGATGATGGTGGTAGTGAGGCTTGCTATGAGCTAGCGACAAAGTATCTTCAAGGAAATGGCACTGAGCAAAGCTTTGATCTTTCTGCAAACGCTCTTGATAGAGCTTGCAATATGGGCAGTAAACGAGCTTGCAATGTATTAGAGCTTGTGCCTAAAAATTAG
- a CDS encoding ABC transporter permease → MNNLFLIAKLDVKESFRSRWFVIYAALFSALMIGFLFSGVTDSRVLGFSGLTRALLLFIQICVIIVPIFILISTVRSINQDRDTNLLEYILSFPLSLREYYFGKALGRTFVVFVPLLFALLLCVIVGFIKGVAIPWSVLTLYFGLLFSLSIIFLSLGFFISSVIKNQETGQGVAFLLWLIMLAFIDLALIGLLMRSSVDEYVIYAIAILNPIELFRIAALSLFDPNLAVIGTASYFILSTFPKATFVAYAIIYPLLLGIILLVCGYFAFSKKDLV, encoded by the coding sequence GTGAATAATCTTTTTTTAATAGCAAAGCTTGATGTAAAAGAGTCTTTTCGCTCAAGATGGTTTGTGATATATGCTGCGCTTTTTTCTGCTTTGATGATAGGATTTTTATTTAGTGGCGTGACCGACTCACGTGTGCTCGGCTTTTCTGGGCTTACTAGAGCACTACTTTTGTTTATTCAAATTTGTGTCATCATTGTGCCTATTTTTATTCTCATCTCAACCGTAAGAAGCATAAATCAAGATAGAGATACAAATTTGCTTGAATACATCCTTAGTTTCCCGCTAAGTCTTAGAGAGTATTACTTTGGTAAGGCACTGGGCCGTACATTTGTTGTTTTTGTTCCACTTTTGTTTGCTCTTTTACTTTGTGTTATTGTTGGTTTTATAAAAGGTGTTGCAATACCTTGGAGTGTATTAACACTTTATTTTGGGCTACTTTTTAGCTTAAGTATCATTTTTTTATCGCTTGGATTTTTTATATCAAGCGTGATTAAAAATCAAGAGACAGGTCAAGGAGTAGCGTTTTTACTTTGGCTTATAATGCTAGCATTTATCGATCTAGCATTAATTGGGCTTCTTATGCGAAGTTCAGTCGATGAGTACGTCATTTACGCTATTGCTATACTAAATCCGATAGAGCTTTTCAGGATAGCAGCGCTTAGTCTTTTTGATCCAAATTTAGCGGTTATCGGTACTGCATCTTATTTTATTTTAAGCACCTTTCCAAAGGCAACATTTGTAGCTTATGCGATTATCTATCCGCTCTTATTAGGCATTATTTTGCTAGTTTGTGGCTATTTTGCCTTTAGTAAAAAAGATTTGGTTTGA
- a CDS encoding ABC transporter ATP-binding protein: protein MIDIKEVTKIFGSQRILDNVSLNVKSGEKIAILGQNGAGKSSLMRIILGEFIPNSGSIAINGVNTLKDRKGALKFISFVPQTPPPLKFNLRELCEFVCKSSNVKFEDIEKFSKLLELDLHANLNKPFYKLSGGMKQKMLIAIAFAKDSEILMFDEPTANLDVKARLSFKNLLDNFTQNKTLVFISHRIDEIANLLDRCVYMDLGKIIKEENLRSKSE, encoded by the coding sequence TTGATAGATATAAAAGAAGTAACTAAAATTTTTGGCTCGCAAAGGATACTTGACAATGTTAGCCTAAACGTAAAATCTGGCGAAAAAATAGCAATACTTGGACAAAATGGAGCTGGCAAAAGCTCGCTCATGCGTATCATTTTAGGCGAGTTTATCCCAAATAGTGGAAGCATCGCGATAAATGGCGTAAATACTCTAAAAGATAGAAAAGGGGCATTGAAATTTATCTCATTTGTGCCACAAACTCCACCACCGCTTAAATTTAATCTACGTGAGCTTTGTGAGTTTGTTTGCAAAAGCTCAAATGTAAAATTTGAAGATATTGAGAAATTTAGCAAGCTTTTAGAGCTTGATCTGCATGCAAATTTAAATAAACCATTTTATAAGCTCTCTGGTGGCATGAAACAAAAGATGCTAATAGCCATCGCATTTGCTAAGGATAGTGAAATTTTGATGTTTGATGAACCAACGGCAAATCTTGATGTAAAAGCAAGGCTTTCTTTTAAAAATTTACTTGATAACTTCACGCAAAACAAAACACTTGTTTTTATTTCACACCGTATCGATGAGATAGCAAATTTATTAGATAGATGCGTCTATATGGACCTTGGCAAGATCATCAAAGAAGAAAATTTAAGGAGCAAGAGTGAATAA
- a CDS encoding NapH/MauN family ferredoxin-type protein: MDKYNTRATIRNVSFLSTLITTTKDGKKRPSIRFWRIFTIVLVHLLFVLSYRVDIQILEGDISASRIFGFHLADAFMSLQVFLATHEIHVNLIIGSLSILAFYIIFGGRGFCSWICPYSLISEIAEKIHENLRAKKIVKPRVFDTKWRYVFTILFLTLSFASASLTFEIFNVVGIFSRFIIYGYFHAIWFVVAMLMVEIFFSRRAWCRYVCPIGATYSVLAKPNAIKVSWDKEKCDHCLVCTDVCLVPHVLFMTKKGAKLDESKNIFRIAGADCTLCGRCIDVCHQDALKFDNGFKKLI, encoded by the coding sequence ATGGACAAATATAACACTCGTGCGACGATTAGAAATGTAAGCTTTCTAAGCACGTTAATCACAACTACAAAAGATGGCAAGAAGCGTCCTAGTATACGTTTTTGGCGCATTTTTACCATCGTTTTAGTTCATCTTTTATTTGTGCTTTCATATAGAGTCGATATACAAATTTTAGAAGGCGACATCAGTGCGTCAAGGATATTTGGTTTTCACTTGGCAGATGCTTTTATGAGCCTGCAAGTCTTTTTGGCGACACATGAAATCCACGTAAATTTAATAATTGGCTCACTTAGTATCTTGGCATTTTATATCATTTTTGGCGGTAGAGGCTTTTGCTCTTGGATCTGTCCATATTCATTAATAAGCGAAATAGCTGAGAAGATCCATGAAAATTTGCGTGCTAAAAAGATAGTAAAGCCACGAGTTTTTGATACAAAGTGGCGATATGTTTTTACCATTTTATTTTTAACCCTTAGCTTTGCTAGTGCAAGTCTTACATTTGAAATTTTTAATGTTGTTGGGATTTTTTCAAGATTTATTATCTATGGCTATTTTCATGCTATTTGGTTCGTTGTGGCTATGCTTATGGTTGAAATTTTCTTCTCACGTAGAGCTTGGTGCAGATATGTCTGTCCTATTGGAGCTACTTACTCAGTGCTAGCTAAACCAAATGCCATAAAAGTTAGCTGGGATAAAGAAAAATGCGATCACTGCTTAGTTTGCACTGATGTTTGTCTAGTGCCTCACGTACTTTTTATGACAAAAAAGGGAGCAAAGCTTGACGAGAGCAAAAATATCTTTAGGATAGCTGGTGCTGATTGCACGCTTTGTGGTAGGTGTATTGATGTGTGTCATCAAGATGCACTGAAATTTGACAACGGCTTTAAAAAACTAATATAA
- a CDS encoding c-type cytochrome, translating into MKVGKIITIILAVAICGIMVFMLSQTPPKKEKVATNAQPKVEQNFTKEQPKSSEEFASEDELKKVKELSLSVAKVHNEGVSKQYLTTCAPCHGANAKGVVAPDITHLSKDELLKKLADYKAGKVQNSLMKGLLTNVSDSELESLADEISKFKK; encoded by the coding sequence ATGAAAGTAGGAAAGATTATAACCATTATTTTAGCAGTAGCAATTTGCGGTATCATGGTATTTATGTTAAGCCAGACTCCGCCTAAAAAGGAAAAAGTAGCAACTAATGCTCAGCCAAAAGTAGAGCAAAATTTTACAAAAGAGCAGCCAAAGTCTAGTGAAGAATTTGCTAGCGAAGATGAGCTAAAAAAGGTAAAAGAGCTAAGTCTAAGCGTGGCTAAAGTGCACAATGAAGGCGTTAGCAAGCAGTATCTAACAACTTGTGCCCCGTGTCATGGTGCAAATGCAAAAGGTGTCGTAGCTCCTGATATAACGCACCTAAGTAAGGATGAATTGCTTAAAAAGCTAGCCGATTATAAAGCTGGCAAGGTGCAAAACTCGCTTATGAAGGGGCTACTCACAAATGTTAGTGATAGCGAGCTTGAAAGCCTTGCAGATGAAATTTCTAAATTTAAAAAGTAA
- a CDS encoding c-type cytochrome: protein MRLIISLVAAALLFVGCEKSDDKAQKAASEQPINVATSASIKVEKKENNQSTNKQNDFIKYDMHGEKSVKFGLEDNNVSRQIGALAMVRTPLQTINLRLIKGRLSKNFITKCSACHDDYANGIIGPSLLTKSENEIYTMINAYKNKEKVNVLMRDLVKKMDDSEIRNLAKEISDFNTQFRSK, encoded by the coding sequence ATGAGATTAATAATATCTTTAGTGGCTGCTGCTTTGCTATTTGTCGGCTGTGAAAAGAGTGATGACAAAGCGCAAAAAGCAGCTAGCGAGCAACCAATAAATGTAGCCACGAGTGCTAGCATAAAGGTTGAAAAAAAAGAAAATAATCAAAGTACAAATAAACAAAATGATTTCATAAAATACGATATGCACGGCGAAAAGAGTGTAAAATTTGGACTTGAAGATAATAACGTAAGCCGTCAAATCGGTGCTTTAGCAATGGTAAGAACCCCTCTTCAAACTATAAATTTAAGACTTATAAAGGGCAGGCTTAGCAAAAATTTCATTACAAAATGTTCAGCTTGTCACGATGATTACGCAAATGGCATCATCGGGCCATCACTTTTAACAAAAAGTGAAAATGAAATTTATACAATGATAAATGCTTATAAAAATAAAGAAAAAGTCAATGTCTTGATGCGAGATCTTGTTAAAAAAATGGATGATAGTGAAATCAGAAATTTAGCTAAAGAAATCAGTGATTTTAATACACAATTTAGGAGCAAATAA